A single region of the Thermoleophilum album genome encodes:
- the fliQ gene encoding flagellar biosynthesis protein FliQ: MTTDTAIHLAQQALDVAVRLSLPLLAVALVVGLVIGVFQAATQIQEMTLVMVPKLAAMAIVAVLAGPWMLDQLVGYTAQLYREIPNLVR, from the coding sequence ATGACTACCGACACGGCCATCCACCTCGCCCAGCAAGCGCTCGACGTGGCCGTGCGGCTCTCTTTGCCGCTGTTGGCGGTGGCGCTCGTCGTCGGATTGGTGATCGGCGTCTTCCAGGCGGCGACGCAGATCCAGGAGATGACGTTGGTGATGGTGCCGAAGCTTGCGGCGATGGCGATCGTCGCCGTGCTTGCCGGCCCTTGGATGCTCGACCAGCTCGTCGGCTACACGGCGCAGCTCTACCGCGAAATCCCGAACCTCGTGCGGTGA
- the fliR gene encoding flagellar biosynthetic protein FliR: MAELATQFGAQQTSAFLLVLARVGPLFLLAPVFSSRMIPLRARLVVAAALALALSHLARRGAELPGDPAALGALVVKEVLVGLAFAFAVSVLFAAVQTAGALLDGFTGFSFAAIVDPLTGNPGAVLAQLYALVAAALFLTIGGDAWLVAGLARSYEIVPLTASPDIGSVVAAVQHTFAGMFGAALEVAAPVIVALILTDGAFALVARVAPQLNILQVGFALKILVGLVLVAASLPFLAPWLGSELERTLLDGLGGLAGGG; the protein is encoded by the coding sequence ATGGCGGAGCTAGCGACCCAGTTCGGAGCCCAGCAGACCAGCGCTTTCTTGCTCGTGCTGGCGCGTGTCGGTCCGCTGTTCCTCCTGGCGCCCGTTTTCTCGTCGCGCATGATTCCGCTCCGCGCCCGCCTCGTCGTGGCGGCCGCGCTCGCGCTCGCCCTCTCGCACCTCGCGCGGCGCGGGGCAGAGCTGCCCGGCGACCCTGCCGCACTCGGAGCGCTCGTCGTCAAGGAAGTGCTAGTCGGCCTCGCCTTCGCATTCGCAGTGAGCGTGCTGTTCGCGGCCGTGCAGACGGCAGGAGCACTTCTCGACGGGTTCACTGGCTTCTCGTTCGCGGCCATCGTCGACCCGCTAACTGGCAACCCCGGTGCGGTTTTGGCGCAGCTCTACGCGCTCGTAGCGGCGGCGCTGTTCCTGACGATCGGCGGCGACGCCTGGCTTGTCGCCGGGCTCGCGCGCAGCTACGAGATCGTGCCGCTCACCGCGAGCCCCGACATCGGCAGCGTCGTGGCCGCGGTGCAGCACACGTTCGCCGGGATGTTCGGGGCAGCGCTCGAGGTCGCGGCGCCCGTGATCGTCGCGTTGATCCTCACCGACGGTGCGTTCGCGCTCGTGGCGCGTGTCGCACCGCAGCTGAACATTCTGCAGGTCGGCTTCGCGCTGAAGATCCTCGTCGGGCTCGTCCTCGTTGCGGCCTCGTTGCCGTTTCTGGCGCCCTGGCTCGGCAGCGAGCTGGAACGAACGCTGCTCGACGGGCTCGGCGGGCTGGCGGGAGGTGGCTGA
- the flhB gene encoding flagellar biosynthesis protein FlhB: MAGGGADRTEAPTPRRREEARKRGQVARSADVPGALVLGAGLLTVVAAGGGVVERVAQVMRASFHNAVAVPDAPPQAAVAWLGDALAEVVAASAPFAVACLAAGAAAAVAQVGFKPSAEALKPQWRRIDPLQGIKRLLGPHGLFEAAKASVKVAVVGAILAAAVVPSVPDLAAAVGMPPAALGARLVDELVDITARAVVAYLAIAAADYAWQRRQHERSLRMTRREVQDELRHYGLAPEVKQALRRRQAQLARQRMMAAVPTADVVVTNPTHVAVALRYDGSKPAPEVVAKGKGRIAQRIREIAAAHGIPIVSDPPLARSLERDVPLGQQIPAHFYQAVAEVLAFVYRQAARRRRVA; this comes from the coding sequence ATGGCTGGTGGTGGCGCCGACCGCACCGAGGCCCCGACCCCACGCCGACGCGAGGAGGCGCGCAAGCGTGGGCAGGTCGCGCGCAGCGCCGATGTGCCCGGGGCGCTCGTGCTCGGCGCCGGGCTGCTCACGGTCGTGGCGGCCGGCGGAGGGGTCGTCGAGCGTGTCGCACAGGTGATGCGCGCGAGCTTCCACAACGCCGTCGCGGTCCCCGACGCGCCCCCGCAGGCGGCGGTCGCGTGGCTCGGTGACGCGCTCGCCGAGGTCGTCGCCGCCTCGGCCCCGTTCGCGGTCGCGTGTCTTGCAGCCGGCGCAGCGGCCGCGGTTGCGCAGGTGGGCTTCAAGCCGAGCGCCGAAGCACTAAAGCCGCAGTGGCGGCGCATCGACCCTCTGCAGGGGATTAAGCGTTTGCTCGGGCCGCACGGGTTGTTCGAAGCGGCGAAGGCGAGCGTGAAGGTGGCGGTCGTCGGCGCGATCCTCGCCGCCGCCGTCGTGCCGAGCGTTCCCGACCTCGCCGCGGCCGTCGGCATGCCACCGGCGGCGCTCGGCGCGCGGCTAGTCGACGAGCTCGTCGACATCACCGCTCGCGCGGTCGTGGCCTACCTGGCGATCGCCGCCGCCGACTACGCCTGGCAGCGGCGCCAGCACGAGCGCAGCCTGCGCATGACCAGGCGGGAGGTTCAGGACGAGCTCCGCCACTACGGGCTCGCGCCGGAGGTCAAGCAGGCGCTGCGGCGCCGCCAGGCGCAGCTCGCACGCCAGCGGATGATGGCGGCGGTCCCGACCGCCGACGTCGTGGTGACGAACCCTACGCACGTCGCCGTGGCGCTCCGCTACGACGGCTCGAAACCGGCGCCCGAGGTGGTGGCCAAAGGCAAGGGCCGGATCGCCCAGCGGATCCGCGAGATCGCAGCTGCGCACGGCATCCCGATCGTCAGCGACCCACCGTTGGCGCGCTCGCTAGAGCGCGATGTCCCGCTCGGCCAGCAGATTCCCGCGCACTTCTACCAGGCCGTTGCCGAGGTGCTGGCGTTCGTCTATAGGCAGGCGGCACGACGGAGGCGTGTGGCGTGA